One segment of Chelmon rostratus isolate fCheRos1 chromosome 17, fCheRos1.pri, whole genome shotgun sequence DNA contains the following:
- the slc4a1a gene encoding solute carrier family 4 member 1a (Diego blood group), producing MESNFSFEEGSDMSYEDSDSAFPSPVRLGMYDLERRRQEEEEEQNKQHVEAIGIPSNSEAYLNVNTNATTRGDAQAYVELNELQGSCWQETGRWVGYEENLNPATGKWGPSHVSYLTFKSLIQLRKIMSTGAVILDLNASSLSAVAEKVADELLNKGEIRASDRDGLLRALLLRRSQSEGPVVTPSGDIEMKTFSVTKTRDSSDNMEASVVLSGVLDFLQKPAVAFVRLYDSVVMESALESPVPVRFVFVLVGPSQSGVDYRESGRAMGALMADWVFCLEAFLAQTDKDLTNAIADFMDCSVVIPPTEIQDQGLLQPIINYQRKMLRDRLRPTDNRLAFGDRVRVEKPPEEPREDPLARTGYPFGGMMKDLKRRYRHYISDYTDALNPQVLAAVIFIYFAALSPAITFGGLLADKTEKMMGVSELMISTSIQGVIFCLIAAQPVLVIGFSGPLLVFEEAFYSFCKSQDIEYIVGRIWVGMWLVVIVIIIVAVEGSFLVRFISRFTQEIFSILISLIFIYETFNKLIKIFKTHPLILNYEHLNDSVDNPFHPVIKEHVEYHSDGNVTIHELEIERAYPNTALLSMCLMFGCFFIAYFLRHFKNGHYLPGPIRRLIGDFGVPIAIFFMIAVDICIEDAYTQKLVVPKGVEVTNPKVRGWFINPMGEKKPFPIWMMGACCVPALLVFILIFLESQITTLIVSKPERKMMKGSGFHWDLLILVTMGGISSIFGVPWLSAATVRSVTHANALTVMSKGPKPVIEKVVEQRISGILVAILVGVSIFMEPILKMIPMTALFGIFLYMGITSLSGIQMWDRMLLLITPKKYFPPDAYATRVSTLRMHLFTLIQLVCLAILWVVKISPFSLALPFVLILTIPLRMLMTGRLFSVMEMKCLDADDAKVTFEEEPGKDVYDESPLP from the exons ATGGAAAGCAACTTCAGCTTTGAGGAG GGCAGCGACATGTCCTATGAAGACAGTGACTCAGCCTTCCCCTCTCCAGTGAGACT CGGCATGTATgacctggagaggaggaggcaggaggaggaggaggagcagaacaaGCAACATGTGGAGGCCATCGGCATCCCCAGCAATTCAGAGG CTTATCTGAATGTGAACACCAATGCCACCACAAGAGGGGACGCCCAA GCCTACGTGGAGCTGAATGAGCTCCAGGGCAGCTGCTGGCAGGAGACCGGCCGCTGGGTGGGCTATGAGGAGAACTTAAACCCCGCCACAGGCAAATGGGGTCCCTCTCATGTCTCCTATCTCACCTTTAAGAGCCTGATCCAGCTCCGCAAGATCATGAGCACAG GTGCCGTCATTCTCGACCTGAACGCCagcagtctgtctgctgtggctgagaAGGTGGCCGATGAGCTGCTGAACAAGGGCGAGATCCGCGCCAGTGATCGGGATGGCCTGCTGAGAGCTCTCCTCCTGAGACGCAG TCAGTCTGAAGGACCGGTGGTTACTCCCTCTGGAGACATTGAGATGAAGACCTTTTCTGTAACCAAGACG agagacagcagtgaCAACATGGAGGCCTCAGTGGTCCTCTCAG GGGTCCTGGACTTCCTGCAGAAACCAGCGGTGGCTTTTGTGAGGTTGTATGACTCTGTGGTGATGGAGTCTGCCCTGGAGAGTCCTGTTCCTGTCCGTTTCGTCTTTGTGCTGGTGGGCCCCAGCCAGAGCGGAGTAGACTACAGGGAAAGTGGCCGAGCCATGGGTGCCCTGATGGCCGATTgg GTGTTCTGTCTAGAAGCCTTCTTGGCCCAGACTGACAAAGATCTGACCAATGCCATCGCTGACTTCATGGACTGCAGCGTTGTGATCCCTCCCACTGAGATCCAGGATCAGGGACTGCTTCAGCCAATCATCAACTACCAGAGGAAGATGCTGCGTGACAGACTCCGTCCCACCGACAACCGTCTTGCCTTTGGCGACAGAGTCAGAG TTGAGAAACCTCCAGAGGAGCCTCGGGAGGACCCTCTGGCCCGAACAGGCTATCCTTTCGGTGGGATGATGAAGGACCTGAAGCGCCGATACCGTCACTACATCAGCGACTACACAGACGCTCTGAACCCTCAGGTCCTCGCTGCCGTCATCTTCATCTACTTCGCTGCCTTGTCCCCGGCCATCACTTTTGGAGGGCTTCTGG CTGACAAAACGGAGAAAATGATGGGCGTGTCGGAGCTTATGATCTCCACCAGCATCCAGGGCGTCATCTTCTGTCTCATCGCCGCCCAGCCCGTCCTTGTCATCGGCTTCTCCGGCCCACTGCTGGTGTTTGAGGAAGCTTTTTACTCT TTCTGCAAGTCCCAGGACATCGAGTACATCGTGGGCCGTATCTGGGTGGGGATGTGGCTGGTGGTGATCGTGATCATCATCGTGGCCGTGGAAGGCAGCTTCCTGGTCAGGTTCATCTCCCGCTTCACTCAGGAAATCTTCTCCAtcctcatctctctcatcttcatctaTGAGACCTTCAATAAGCTCATCAAG ATCTTCAAAACCCACCCTCTGATTCTGAACTACGAACACCTGAACGACTCAGTTGACAACCCCTTCCACCCGGTCATCAAGGAGCACGTTGAGTACCATTCAGATGGCAATGTGACCATTCATGAGCTGGAGATTGAGAGGGCCTACCCCAACACTGCCCTGCTGTCCATGTGCCTGATGTTTGGCTGCTTCTTCATTGCATACTTCCTCCGCCATTTCAAGAATGGTCATTACCTGCCCGGTCCG ATCCGTCGTTTGATTGGGGATTTCGGCGTCCCCATTGCTATTTTCTTCATGATTGCTGTGGATATCTGCATTGAGGATGCCTACACTCAG AAACTGGTTGTGCCAAAGGGTGTTGAGGTGACCAACCCCAAAGTCAGAGGCTGGTTCATCAACCCCATGGGAGAAAAGAAGCCTTTCCCCATCTGGATGATGGGCGCCTGCTGTGTGCCAGCACTGCTCgtcttcatcctcatcttcctgGAGTCCCAGATTACTAC GCTGATTGTGAGCAAACCTGAAAGGAAGATGATGAAAGGATCTGGTTTCCATTGGGATCTGCTCATCCTGGTCACCATGGGGGGCATCTCCTCTATTTTCGGGGTGCCCTGGCTGAGTGCTGCCACTGTGCGATCCGTCACCCACGCCAACGCTCTCACTGTCATGTCCAAGGGTCCGAAACCAGTGATTGAGAAGGTGGTAGAGCAGAGGATCAGTGGCATTCTTGTGGCCATCCTGGTTG GTGTTTCTATTTTCATGGAACCTATTCTGAAGATGATTCCCATGACAGCCTTGTTTGGCATCTTCCTCTACATGGGTATCACCTCTCTGAGTGGAATCCAGATGTGGGACAGGATGCTTCTGCTGATTACACCAAAGAAATACTTTCCCCCTGATGCCTACGCCACCAGG GTGTCGACACTGCGGATGCATCTCTTCACTCTGATCCAGCTCGTGTGCCTGGCTATCCTGTGGGTGGTGAAGATCAGTCCCTTCTCTCTGGCACTGCCTTTTGTTCTCATTCTCACCATCCCTCTGCGCATGCTCATGACCGGCAGGCTCTTCTCTGTCATGGAGATGAAATGT ctggacgCCGACGATGCCAAAGTGACGTTTGAGGAGGAGCCGGGAAAGGATGTGTACGATGAGTCCCCGCTGCCGTGA
- the ubtf gene encoding nucleolar transcription factor 1 isoform X1 codes for MNGDMEATAQVQAWAQDDLLKLLEAMKVALPQKDLTKYKTSESHLDWQKVAFNSYTAEMCKQKWQEVSKEIRKFRTLTELIVDAQDYIKNPYKGKKIKKHPDFPKKPLTPYFRFFMEKRAKYAKLHPEMSNLDLTKILSKKYRELPDKKKKKYVDDFLRDKESFVQSMMKFREEHPDLVESMTKKGSNVPEKPKTPQQLWYNHEKKAFLKTHPDATTKDIKDSLGKQWTQLSDKKRLKWITKSLEQRKLYEGTMREYIQQHPELNMTQDDIVKSTLTKAERHLKDKSDGRPDKPPPNGYSMFCAELMSNMKDVPSTERMVMCSQRWKLLKQAEKDGYQKRCEQRKKEYEIEMNRFLSSLSEEEQQRVLSEEKIGFKRGGGASSPASKKKNSKAKANPEKPKRPISAMFIFSEEKRPKLQQERPDLSDSELTRLLARMWNELPDKKKEKYKRLETVLKAESEKKEKEDRSRLPDPPKTAQDIWQQSVIGDYLARFKSDRPKAQKAMEATWSTMEKKEKIMWIKKAAEDQKRYERDLCEMRSPAAAIASGKKMKFEGEPKKPPSNGYQKFSQEMLSNGELNHLPMKERMAEIGSRWQRLPLKDKDRYKKIAEEKQRQYKVQLEQWLASLSSQERNTYKEYNSQKRRTTAKPGGPKAKSKKSDTEEEEEEEEEEDDDDEDEDEDEQEKASSEADSSSEDDDDDDDDDDDKEGDDDDDDDDDDDEAEDKENKSEDSSSESNSQGSSDSDSD; via the exons ATGAATGGAGACATGGAGGCAACGGCCCAAGTCCAAG CGTGGGCACAGGATGACCTATTAAAACTGCTGGAGGCCATGAAAGTGGCCCTGCCTCAGAAAGACCTGACTAAATACAAAACATCAGAGTCCCACCTCGACTGGCAGAAGGTGGCTTTCAATTCCTACACAGCAGAGATGTGTAAGCAGAAGTGGCAGGAGGTCTCTAAAGAG ATTCGTAAATTCAGGACCCTAACAGAGCTGATAGTCGACGCCCAAGACTACATCAAAAACCCTTACAAGggcaagaaaataaaa aaacacccagACTTCCCCAAGAAGCCCTTGACTCCATACTTTCGCTTCTTCATGGAAAAGAGGGCCAAGTATGCAAAGTTGCACCCAGAGATGAGCAACCTAGACCTAACTAAAATCCTCTCCAAGAAGTACAGGGAGCTGCCTGACAAGAAGAAG AAAAAATATGTCGACGACTTTCTACGAGACAAAGAATCTTTTGTGCAAAGCATGATGAAGTTCAG GGAAGAACACCCAGATCTTGTGGAGAGCATGACCAAGAAAGGCTCAAATGTACCAGAGAAACCCAAGACACCCCAACAGCTGTGGTACAACCATGAAAAGAAGGCCTTCCTCAAGACACACCCAGAC GCGACCACCAAAGACATTAAGGACAGTCTTGGCAAACAGTGGACGCAGCTGTCAGACAAGAAGAGACTCAAGTGGATCACCAAATCTCTGGAGCAGAGGAAACTGTACGAG GGGACAATGCGGGAGTACATTCAGCAGCACCCAGAGCTAAACATGACCCAAGACGATATCGTAAAGTCCACCCTGACCAAGGCTGAGAGACACCTGAAAGACAAATCTGACGGCCGACCTGACAAACCTCCTCC AAATGGTTACTCGATGTTCTGTGCGGAGTTGATGTCAAACATGAAGGATGTACCCAGCACAGAGCGTATGGTGATGTGTAGCCAGCGGTGGAAGCTGCTGAAACAGGCAGAGAAGGACGGCTACCAGAAACGCTGTGAACAG AGGAAGAAGGAGTATGAAATTGAGATGAACAGATTTCTCAGT AGTTtgtcagaggaggagcagcagcggGTTTTATCTGAGGAGAAGATAGGGTTTAAGAGGGGCGGTGGGGCCAGCAGTCCTGCCTCCAAAAAGAAGAACTCTAAAGCAAAG GCCAATCCAGAGAAACCCAAAAGGCCAATTTCAGCCATGTTCATCTTCTCTGAGGAGAAGCGTCCTAAACTGCAGCAGGAGCGTCCGGACCTTTCCGACAGCGAGCTCACAAGACTCCTGGCTCGCATGTGGAACGAGCTGCCGGATAAGAAGAAG GAGAAGTACAAACGTCTAGAAACAGTCCTGAAGGCAGAgtcagagaagaaggagaaggaggatcGTAGTCGTCTGCCGGACCCACCCAAGACTGCACAGGACATCTGGCAGCAGAGTGTCATAGGAGACTACCTGGCCAGATTCAAG AGTGACCGGCCAAAGGCACAGAAAGCTATGGAGGCAACCTGGAGCACcatggagaaaaaggagaaaattatGTGGATCAAAAAGGCAGCAGAGGACCAGAAAAGATATGAG AGAGACCTGTGTGAGATgagatcacctgctgctgccattGCCTCAGGGAAGAAGATGAAGTTTGAGGGTGAACCCAAGAAACCACCATC AAACGGATATCAGAAGTTCTCTCAGGAGATGCTGTCCAACGGAGAGCTGAATCACCTCCCGATGAAAGAGCGGATGGCTGAGATCGGAAGCCGCTGGCAGAGGTTACCGCTGAAGGACAAGGACCGCTACAAGAAGATCGCCgaggagaagcagagacagtACAAAGTCCAACTGGAACAGTGGCTCGCT AGCTTGTCTTCACAAGAGAGAAACACTTACAAAGAATACAATTCTCAA AAAAGACGAACCACAGCAAAACCAGGAGGCCCCAAGGCGAAGTCCAAGAAATCT gacacagaggaggaggaggaagaggaggaggaggaggatgacgacgacgaggatgaagatgaggacgAGCAGGAGAAGGCTTCCTCTGAGGCAGACTCATCCAGCGAGGATGAcgatgacgacgacgatgatgacgatgat AAGGAGGGggacgacgacgatgatgacgatgacgacgacgatgaGGCAGAAGACAAGGAGAACAAGTcggaggacagcagcagcgaATCGAATTCACAGGGGTCGTCGGACTCTGATTCGGACTAA
- the ubtf gene encoding nucleolar transcription factor 1 isoform X2 has translation MNGDMEATAQVQAWAQDDLLKLLEAMKVALPQKDLTKYKTSESHLDWQKVAFNSYTAEMCKQKWQEVSKEIRKFRTLTELIVDAQDYIKNPYKGKKIKKHPDFPKKPLTPYFRFFMEKRAKYAKLHPEMSNLDLTKILSKKYRELPDKKKKKYVDDFLRDKESFVQSMMKFREEHPDLVESMTKKGSNVPEKPKTPQQLWYNHEKKAFLKTHPDATTKDIKDSLGKQWTQLSDKKRLKWITKSLEQRKLYEGTMREYIQQHPELNMTQDDIVKSTLTKAERHLKDKSDGRPDKPPPNGYSMFCAELMSNMKDVPSTERMVMCSQRWKLLKQAEKDGYQKRCEQRKKEYEIEMNRFLSSLSEEEQQRVLSEEKIGFKRGGGASSPASKKKNSKAKANPEKPKRPISAMFIFSEEKRPKLQQERPDLSDSELTRLLARMWNELPDKKKEKYKRLETVLKAESEKKEKEDRSRLPDPPKTAQDIWQQSVIGDYLARFKSDRPKAQKAMEATWSTMEKKEKIMWIKKAAEDQKRYERDLCEMRSPAAAIASGKKMKFEGEPKKPPSNGYQKFSQEMLSNGELNHLPMKERMAEIGSRWQRLPLKDKDRYKKIAEEKQRQYKVQLEQWLASLSSQERNTYKEYNSQKRRTTAKPGGPKAKSKKSDTEEEEEEEEEEDDDDEDEDEDEQEKASSEADSSSEDDDDDDDDDDDEGDDDDDDDDDDDEAEDKENKSEDSSSESNSQGSSDSDSD, from the exons ATGAATGGAGACATGGAGGCAACGGCCCAAGTCCAAG CGTGGGCACAGGATGACCTATTAAAACTGCTGGAGGCCATGAAAGTGGCCCTGCCTCAGAAAGACCTGACTAAATACAAAACATCAGAGTCCCACCTCGACTGGCAGAAGGTGGCTTTCAATTCCTACACAGCAGAGATGTGTAAGCAGAAGTGGCAGGAGGTCTCTAAAGAG ATTCGTAAATTCAGGACCCTAACAGAGCTGATAGTCGACGCCCAAGACTACATCAAAAACCCTTACAAGggcaagaaaataaaa aaacacccagACTTCCCCAAGAAGCCCTTGACTCCATACTTTCGCTTCTTCATGGAAAAGAGGGCCAAGTATGCAAAGTTGCACCCAGAGATGAGCAACCTAGACCTAACTAAAATCCTCTCCAAGAAGTACAGGGAGCTGCCTGACAAGAAGAAG AAAAAATATGTCGACGACTTTCTACGAGACAAAGAATCTTTTGTGCAAAGCATGATGAAGTTCAG GGAAGAACACCCAGATCTTGTGGAGAGCATGACCAAGAAAGGCTCAAATGTACCAGAGAAACCCAAGACACCCCAACAGCTGTGGTACAACCATGAAAAGAAGGCCTTCCTCAAGACACACCCAGAC GCGACCACCAAAGACATTAAGGACAGTCTTGGCAAACAGTGGACGCAGCTGTCAGACAAGAAGAGACTCAAGTGGATCACCAAATCTCTGGAGCAGAGGAAACTGTACGAG GGGACAATGCGGGAGTACATTCAGCAGCACCCAGAGCTAAACATGACCCAAGACGATATCGTAAAGTCCACCCTGACCAAGGCTGAGAGACACCTGAAAGACAAATCTGACGGCCGACCTGACAAACCTCCTCC AAATGGTTACTCGATGTTCTGTGCGGAGTTGATGTCAAACATGAAGGATGTACCCAGCACAGAGCGTATGGTGATGTGTAGCCAGCGGTGGAAGCTGCTGAAACAGGCAGAGAAGGACGGCTACCAGAAACGCTGTGAACAG AGGAAGAAGGAGTATGAAATTGAGATGAACAGATTTCTCAGT AGTTtgtcagaggaggagcagcagcggGTTTTATCTGAGGAGAAGATAGGGTTTAAGAGGGGCGGTGGGGCCAGCAGTCCTGCCTCCAAAAAGAAGAACTCTAAAGCAAAG GCCAATCCAGAGAAACCCAAAAGGCCAATTTCAGCCATGTTCATCTTCTCTGAGGAGAAGCGTCCTAAACTGCAGCAGGAGCGTCCGGACCTTTCCGACAGCGAGCTCACAAGACTCCTGGCTCGCATGTGGAACGAGCTGCCGGATAAGAAGAAG GAGAAGTACAAACGTCTAGAAACAGTCCTGAAGGCAGAgtcagagaagaaggagaaggaggatcGTAGTCGTCTGCCGGACCCACCCAAGACTGCACAGGACATCTGGCAGCAGAGTGTCATAGGAGACTACCTGGCCAGATTCAAG AGTGACCGGCCAAAGGCACAGAAAGCTATGGAGGCAACCTGGAGCACcatggagaaaaaggagaaaattatGTGGATCAAAAAGGCAGCAGAGGACCAGAAAAGATATGAG AGAGACCTGTGTGAGATgagatcacctgctgctgccattGCCTCAGGGAAGAAGATGAAGTTTGAGGGTGAACCCAAGAAACCACCATC AAACGGATATCAGAAGTTCTCTCAGGAGATGCTGTCCAACGGAGAGCTGAATCACCTCCCGATGAAAGAGCGGATGGCTGAGATCGGAAGCCGCTGGCAGAGGTTACCGCTGAAGGACAAGGACCGCTACAAGAAGATCGCCgaggagaagcagagacagtACAAAGTCCAACTGGAACAGTGGCTCGCT AGCTTGTCTTCACAAGAGAGAAACACTTACAAAGAATACAATTCTCAA AAAAGACGAACCACAGCAAAACCAGGAGGCCCCAAGGCGAAGTCCAAGAAATCT gacacagaggaggaggaggaagaggaggaggaggaggatgacgacgacgaggatgaagatgaggacgAGCAGGAGAAGGCTTCCTCTGAGGCAGACTCATCCAGCGAGGATGAcgatgacgacgacgatgatgacgatgat GAGGGggacgacgacgatgatgacgatgacgacgacgatgaGGCAGAAGACAAGGAGAACAAGTcggaggacagcagcagcgaATCGAATTCACAGGGGTCGTCGGACTCTGATTCGGACTAA
- the atxn7l3a gene encoding ataxin-7-like protein 3 isoform X1 translates to MKMEDMPLSGPDNTKLEALVHDIYSELVEDACLGLCFEVHRAVKQGYFFLDETDQESMKEFEIVDQPGVDIFGQVYNQWKNKECECPNCKRLIAASRFAPHLEKCLGMGRNSSRIASRRLASNNNMSKSESDQEDNDDLNDNDWSYGAEKKAKKRKSDKNQNSPRRSKSIKHKNGELVSSVSSESYKYNYNTGISYETLGPDEVRSLLTTQCGVISEHTKKMCTRSQRCPQHTDEQRRAVRVFLLGPSAPSLPDADAAVENDSFDIPDGQALMSRLQWEDSPDISPTDSASSKASTNHSDSRRPKKKKRTSVGLNSGGGGGGGGGGSSLTGGGGGSSSSSQSNISLSTKKKRPKLSAPSISSIYDDLN, encoded by the exons atgaaaatggagGATATGCCCCTGTCAGGCCCAGACAACACCAAGCTGGAG GCCTTGGTCCATGACATCTACTCTGAGCTGGTGGAAGACGCCTGTTTGGGCCTGTGTTTTGAGGTACATCGTGCTGTGAAACAGGGCTATTTCTTTCTGGATGAAACGGACCAAGAGAGCATGAAGGAGTTCG AAATCGTGGATCAGCCAGGGGTGGACATATTTGGCCAAGTGTACaatcagtggaaaaacaaagagtgCGAGTGCCCAAACTGCAAAAGATTGATAGCAGCTTCTCGCTTCGCCCCACACTTGGAGAAATGCCTTGGCATGGGGCGCAACAGCAGTCGCATCGCCAGCCGCAG GCTCGCCAGTAATAATAACATGAGCAAATCAGAGAGCGATCAGGAAGATAACGATGACCTCAATGATAACGACTGGTCGTACGGGGCAGAAAAGAAAG CCAAGAAGAGGAAGTCAGATAAg AATCAGAATTCCCCAAGAAGATCCAAAtctataaaacataaaaacg gTGAGCTTGTGAGCAGCGTCAGTTCAGAGTCTTACAAG TACAACTATAATACTGGCATCAGTTATGAAACTTTAGGCCCTGATGAAGTCAGATCCCTTTTAACAACG CAATGTGGGGTGATCTCTGAGCACACCAAGAAGATGTGTACCAG GTCTCAGAGATGTCCCCAGCACACGGACGAGCAGAGGAGGGCCGTCAGGGTGTTCCTCCTGGGGCCGTCCGC GCCGTCGCTGCCTGATGCGGACGCTGCCGTGGAGAACGACAGCTTCGACATTCCAGATGGACAGGCCCTGATGAGCCGCCTGCAGTGGGAGGACTCCCCTGATATTTCCCCCACTGACTCCGCCTCATCTAAAGCCA GCACCAACCATTCAGATTCTAGAAGGcccaagaaaaagaagaggacgTCTGTTGGTTTgaacagtggaggaggaggaggaggaggaggaggaggaagtagTCTGACTggaggtggcggcggcagcagcagcagctctcagagTAATATCAGCTTATCGACCAAAAAAAAGAGGCCCAAACTCTCAGCACCTTCTATTTCCAGTATCTATGATGACTTAAACTAG
- the atxn7l3a gene encoding ataxin-7-like protein 3 isoform X2, whose amino-acid sequence MKMEDMPLSGPDNTKLEALVHDIYSELVEDACLGLCFEVHRAVKQGYFFLDETDQESMKEFEIVDQPGVDIFGQVYNQWKNKECECPNCKRLIAASRFAPHLEKCLGMGRNSSRIASRRLASNNNMSKSESDQEDNDDLNDNDWSYGAEKKAKKRKSDKNQNSPRRSKSIKHKNGELVSSVSSESYKYNYNTGISYETLGPDEVRSLLTTQCGVISEHTKKMCTRPSLPDADAAVENDSFDIPDGQALMSRLQWEDSPDISPTDSASSKASTNHSDSRRPKKKKRTSVGLNSGGGGGGGGGGSSLTGGGGGSSSSSQSNISLSTKKKRPKLSAPSISSIYDDLN is encoded by the exons atgaaaatggagGATATGCCCCTGTCAGGCCCAGACAACACCAAGCTGGAG GCCTTGGTCCATGACATCTACTCTGAGCTGGTGGAAGACGCCTGTTTGGGCCTGTGTTTTGAGGTACATCGTGCTGTGAAACAGGGCTATTTCTTTCTGGATGAAACGGACCAAGAGAGCATGAAGGAGTTCG AAATCGTGGATCAGCCAGGGGTGGACATATTTGGCCAAGTGTACaatcagtggaaaaacaaagagtgCGAGTGCCCAAACTGCAAAAGATTGATAGCAGCTTCTCGCTTCGCCCCACACTTGGAGAAATGCCTTGGCATGGGGCGCAACAGCAGTCGCATCGCCAGCCGCAG GCTCGCCAGTAATAATAACATGAGCAAATCAGAGAGCGATCAGGAAGATAACGATGACCTCAATGATAACGACTGGTCGTACGGGGCAGAAAAGAAAG CCAAGAAGAGGAAGTCAGATAAg AATCAGAATTCCCCAAGAAGATCCAAAtctataaaacataaaaacg gTGAGCTTGTGAGCAGCGTCAGTTCAGAGTCTTACAAG TACAACTATAATACTGGCATCAGTTATGAAACTTTAGGCCCTGATGAAGTCAGATCCCTTTTAACAACG CAATGTGGGGTGATCTCTGAGCACACCAAGAAGATGTGTACCAG GCCGTCGCTGCCTGATGCGGACGCTGCCGTGGAGAACGACAGCTTCGACATTCCAGATGGACAGGCCCTGATGAGCCGCCTGCAGTGGGAGGACTCCCCTGATATTTCCCCCACTGACTCCGCCTCATCTAAAGCCA GCACCAACCATTCAGATTCTAGAAGGcccaagaaaaagaagaggacgTCTGTTGGTTTgaacagtggaggaggaggaggaggaggaggaggaggaagtagTCTGACTggaggtggcggcggcagcagcagcagctctcagagTAATATCAGCTTATCGACCAAAAAAAAGAGGCCCAAACTCTCAGCACCTTCTATTTCCAGTATCTATGATGACTTAAACTAG
- the tmub2 gene encoding transmembrane and ubiquitin-like domain-containing protein 2, which produces MAVCALTMLDGMEDEVTAAGGVLLLALALVLAWLSTHVADRGDHILGTILTVGAHASLIGLGGHDSYSGGSPSADTPEQQTPPPSQENKPDDGEPGTERGEGEGTGEGAEGVRTDLLLDIQSKQPQAGMLHTSDEEDDEIDEDDDDDDDDDELEEENKKILKHIPLLSSTISPTTTTCISVRLKFLNDTEEVAVVEPQDTVGGLKSKYFSGREHQIKLIYQGQLLQDPKRTLLSLNITHNSVIHCHISQALHEATPEEGAQSGAGAGVGSGVSGGFRAAGMAISTSSLVVPVFVVILAVVWYFRINYRQFFTAPATISLVGVTVFFSFLIFGMHSR; this is translated from the exons ATGGCAGTGTGTGCACTGACCATGTTGGATGGGATGGAGGAtgaggtgacagcagcaggtggtgtGTTGCTCCTGGCCCTGGCCCTGGTCCTGGCTTGGCTCTCGACCCACGTGGCCGACCGGGGAGACCATATACTGGGCACGATCCTCACCGTGGGCGCTCACGCCTCTCTGATCGGACTGGGAGGCCACGACAGCTACAGCGGAGGGTCTCCCAGCGCCGACACCCCCGAGCAGCAGACTCCTCCACCTTCGCAGGAGAACAAGCCGGATGACGGCGAGCCGGggactgagagaggagagggtgaggggACAGGGGAGGGAGCTGAGGGGGTCAGGacagacctgctgctggacatACAGAGCAAACAACCACAGGCTGGAATGCTGCATACGTCAGATGAGGAGGACGATGAAattgatgaggatgatgatgatgatgatgatgatgatgagctggaggaggaaaataaaaagattctGAAGCATATCCCACTGTTGTCCAGCACCATTTCCCCCACCACTACCACGTGCATCTCTGTCCGTCTGAAGTTTTTAAACGACACGGAGGAGGTAGCTGTTGTAGAACCGCAGGATACCGTGGGAGGACTGAAGAG TAAATACTTCTCAGGTCGGGAGCATCAAATAAAACTTATCTACCAAGGCCAGTTGCTGCAGGATCCCAAGAGGACTCTGTTATCCttaaacatcacacacaacagCGTGATCCACTGCCACATTTCCCAGGCCCTGCACGAGGCCACTCCAGAGGAAGGGGCTCAGTCTGGGGCCGGAGCAGGAGTCGGGTCTGGGGTCTCTGGAGGATTCAGGGCTGCTGGCATGGccatcagcaccagcagcctggtggtgcctgtgtttgtggtgaTACTGGCTGTGGTTTGGTACTTTCGCATCAACTACAGGCAGTTTTTCACCGCGCCTGCGACCATCTCCCTCGTGGGAGTCACTGTGTTCTTCAGCTTTCTGATATTTGGGATGCACAGCCGCTGA